The following proteins are co-located in the Telopea speciosissima isolate NSW1024214 ecotype Mountain lineage chromosome 9, Tspe_v1, whole genome shotgun sequence genome:
- the LOC122641044 gene encoding uncharacterized protein LOC122641044 isoform X2 yields the protein MPSYLRFLVPSSPPSCAANSQLGPLYTYVVDGAHLQPAMIQSNIQIAFSKNTSRTVTFTNSFPSVHCAGTLQLNINAVERSGVGHNLLPQADTGLLLKQTISEEVQGDSDSDSVEGVGDVDHKELRRRRKIGLANKGKIPWNKGRKHSAETRTLIKQKTIEALSDPKVRRKMSEYPHAHTEQSKARIGFAQKRVWAKRLKWKRRGEKLFLKWTESIAEAARRGGNDQQELDWDSYDKIKAEIAVQQLQWAADKAKEKELAKLRKENAAKANAKKTVKIALKRKDKGQKAKARGVRKKKIDRSMGDKEDLAASKEFKLKAILAKIHRRKSTNGQVGSQEDSATAHQPAIKKWDLEFIQREKLRSEISLADQIQAARSRRAEYAAQESLAESWGHPSITWSMGEEKS from the exons ATGCCATCTTACCT GCGATTTCTGGTTCCAAGTTCACCTCCCAGTTGTGCTGCCAACAGCCAGTTGGGGCCACTATACACTTATGTGGTGGATGGTGCACATTTGCAACCAGCCATGATACAATCAAATATCCAAATAGCTTTTTCGAAGAACACATCTCGCACAGTTACCTTCACTAATTCCTTCCCAAGTGTGCACTGTGCTGGAACATTGCAACTCAACATAAACGCTGTAGAGAGATCTGGTGTTGGGCATAACCTTCTGCCACAAGCTGATACGGGATTATTGCTGAAACAGACCATCTCTGAAGAAGTTCAAGGTGATAGTGATTCTGATTCTGTTGAAGGGGTTGGAGATGTGGACCATAAGGAGTtacggagaagaagaaagatagggTTAGCAAACAAAGGGAAAATTCCTTGGAACAAAGGCAGGAAGCATAGTGCAG AAACCCGCACTCTGATCAAGCAGAAAACTATAGAAGCTTTGAGTGACCCCAAG GTCCGAAGGAAGATGTCCGAATACCCTCATGCTCATAC TGAGCAAAGCAAGGCAAGAATAGGCTTTGCACAGAAACGGGTTTGGGCAAAGCGCTTGAAATGGAAAAGACGGGGGGAGAAATTATTTCTGAAATGGACAGAAAGCATAGCAGAAGCAGCTAGGAGAGGCGGGAACGACCAACAAGAACTAGACTGGGATAGCTATGACAAGATCAAAGCTGAAATTGCTGTCCAACAGCTTCAGTGGGCTGCAGACAAGGCAAAGGAAAAGGAGCTTgcaaaattaagaaaagaaaatgcagCTAAGGCAAATGCTAAGAAGACGGTGAAGATTGCCCTGAAGAGAAAAGATAAGGGACAGAAAGCAAAAGCTAGAGGAGTAAGGAAGAAAAAGATTGATAGATCAATGGGAGATAAAGAAGACTTGGCTGCTTCAAAGGAGTTCAAACTCAAGGCAATATTAGCAAAG ATTCACAGAAGGAAGTCAACAAACGGTCAAGTCGGTAGTCAAGAGGACTCAGCAACTGCACATCAGCCGGCTATTAAAAAATGGGATCTAGAGTTTATTCAGAGGGAAAAACTGCGAAGTGAAATTTCACTTGCAGATCAGATCCAAGCTGCAAGGAGCAGAAGAGCAGAATATGCAGCACAGGAATCTCTGGCAGAGTCTTGGGGTCATCCTTCCATTACATGGTCAatgggagaagagaagagttaG
- the LOC122641044 gene encoding uncharacterized protein LOC122641044 isoform X1, translated as MLQELFKNFRRFLVPSSPPSCAANSQLGPLYTYVVDGAHLQPAMIQSNIQIAFSKNTSRTVTFTNSFPSVHCAGTLQLNINAVERSGVGHNLLPQADTGLLLKQTISEEVQGDSDSDSVEGVGDVDHKELRRRRKIGLANKGKIPWNKGRKHSAETRTLIKQKTIEALSDPKVRRKMSEYPHAHTEQSKARIGFAQKRVWAKRLKWKRRGEKLFLKWTESIAEAARRGGNDQQELDWDSYDKIKAEIAVQQLQWAADKAKEKELAKLRKENAAKANAKKTVKIALKRKDKGQKAKARGVRKKKIDRSMGDKEDLAASKEFKLKAILAKIHRRKSTNGQVGSQEDSATAHQPAIKKWDLEFIQREKLRSEISLADQIQAARSRRAEYAAQESLAESWGHPSITWSMGEEKS; from the exons ATGCTTCAAGAGCTATTTAAGAATTTCAG GCGATTTCTGGTTCCAAGTTCACCTCCCAGTTGTGCTGCCAACAGCCAGTTGGGGCCACTATACACTTATGTGGTGGATGGTGCACATTTGCAACCAGCCATGATACAATCAAATATCCAAATAGCTTTTTCGAAGAACACATCTCGCACAGTTACCTTCACTAATTCCTTCCCAAGTGTGCACTGTGCTGGAACATTGCAACTCAACATAAACGCTGTAGAGAGATCTGGTGTTGGGCATAACCTTCTGCCACAAGCTGATACGGGATTATTGCTGAAACAGACCATCTCTGAAGAAGTTCAAGGTGATAGTGATTCTGATTCTGTTGAAGGGGTTGGAGATGTGGACCATAAGGAGTtacggagaagaagaaagatagggTTAGCAAACAAAGGGAAAATTCCTTGGAACAAAGGCAGGAAGCATAGTGCAG AAACCCGCACTCTGATCAAGCAGAAAACTATAGAAGCTTTGAGTGACCCCAAG GTCCGAAGGAAGATGTCCGAATACCCTCATGCTCATAC TGAGCAAAGCAAGGCAAGAATAGGCTTTGCACAGAAACGGGTTTGGGCAAAGCGCTTGAAATGGAAAAGACGGGGGGAGAAATTATTTCTGAAATGGACAGAAAGCATAGCAGAAGCAGCTAGGAGAGGCGGGAACGACCAACAAGAACTAGACTGGGATAGCTATGACAAGATCAAAGCTGAAATTGCTGTCCAACAGCTTCAGTGGGCTGCAGACAAGGCAAAGGAAAAGGAGCTTgcaaaattaagaaaagaaaatgcagCTAAGGCAAATGCTAAGAAGACGGTGAAGATTGCCCTGAAGAGAAAAGATAAGGGACAGAAAGCAAAAGCTAGAGGAGTAAGGAAGAAAAAGATTGATAGATCAATGGGAGATAAAGAAGACTTGGCTGCTTCAAAGGAGTTCAAACTCAAGGCAATATTAGCAAAG ATTCACAGAAGGAAGTCAACAAACGGTCAAGTCGGTAGTCAAGAGGACTCAGCAACTGCACATCAGCCGGCTATTAAAAAATGGGATCTAGAGTTTATTCAGAGGGAAAAACTGCGAAGTGAAATTTCACTTGCAGATCAGATCCAAGCTGCAAGGAGCAGAAGAGCAGAATATGCAGCACAGGAATCTCTGGCAGAGTCTTGGGGTCATCCTTCCATTACATGGTCAatgggagaagagaagagttaG